The following nucleotide sequence is from Bacteroidales bacterium.
CGTTGGACGGTTCGTTTGATTATTTTTTCTTTTTCCATATCGTTTAAATCTGCATTATTCAAAGATAAGTATTATTAAAATTCATCAAATGAAATATCCATCCACTCAAAGTTTTTCCAGCTGTAGAAATTATAATGCCACCATTCAGCATCGTATTGGATGAATCCATGTTTGATCATGATATCCTTGAGCAATTGCCTGTTTTGCAAAACCTATGCTGGCAAATACATATATAATTGTCCCCCTTGTTCGATTTTTATTTAGGAACTAACGACAAACGACTGACGATTGAGTAGCAATGTGATCAAACCCGGATGACAAAGTAGGCATTTAAGTAAATAATTTCTTTTTGGAGTGTTCAATTTTAGGGAGCAATATCTTATCTACCTAATGAAAATTCAATGTTTATTTTTTTATCTTACAGATAAAATCCTATATTGGTAGGCAAAAGTGTAAAATAGCTTTTTCCTCACTCTTGTAAGCAAAAGTATCTTAATAAATGGTAAATAAAATAATGTAAAATGATTAGCAGAATCTGGCACGGTTATACAACATTCGAGAATGCAGATGTTTATGAAACCCTGTTAAAAGAAGAGATCTTTATCGGCATTCAGAATCGGGCAATAAATGGCTACAAGGGAATCCAGCTCCTTAGACGTAACCTTGCAAACGAGGTGGAATTCATAACCATCATGTGGTTCGATTCCATTTCGTCAGTCATAGAATTTGCAGGCACTGATTATGAAAAAGCTGTGGTTCCGGAAAAAGCTCAGAAGGTCCTGTCAAGATTTGATCAACGGTCCCAGCATTATGAGGTGCGGAATCTACAAGTATCCTCTTCTTTCCACAAAAATTTCAAGTAGATTTTTTCCTCTTTCATAAATTCTGCCGGAATCATTTTTTTCAAGATAATTCATATAAAAAATTGACTTATCAGAATAATTAGCCTATATTTGCATGGTAAATCATGCATTAACATCCAATAAACCACTTTATGACTGAATTATCATACAAGAATTGGATTGCGATGAGCGATAAAGCATTGGCGGAACATATCGGGGCGTTTGTGAAGCATCATCGGCTGGAGCAAAACAAAACCCAGGATACGCTGGCAAATGCCGCCGGCATCAGTCGTTCTACCCTGAGCCTGCTCGAAAGAGGTGAAACCGTAACACTGGCCACGCTGATACAGGTCCTGCGGGTATTGGACCAATTGCACGTGATGGAAGCCTTTGCCGTTGAAAATACCATTAGTCCTCTGGCGCTGGCGAAACTGCAAAAAGAAAAAAGGCAAAGAGCCAGGGGGAAACAATCAGACAAGAAGCAGCAAAGTGATTGGTAACTATGGACGTAGCGGAAGTTAAAATATGGGGCAATTTAGTCGGTGCCGTTGCCTGGAATGAAGCTACAGGCCTGGCTGTCTTTG
It contains:
- a CDS encoding helix-turn-helix domain-containing protein; the protein is MTELSYKNWIAMSDKALAEHIGAFVKHHRLEQNKTQDTLANAAGISRSTLSLLERGETVTLATLIQVLRVLDQLHVMEAFAVENTISPLALAKLQKEKRQRARGKQSDKKQQSDW